The following proteins come from a genomic window of Micromonospora echinofusca:
- a CDS encoding amino acid ABC transporter ATP-binding protein, with the protein MTELTVPAQAGGPATGPGPMVRAEQVHKSFGSIEVLKGIDLEVRSGEVCCLLGPSGSGKSTFLRCINHLEKINAGRIWVDGDLIGYRERGGKLHEMRESDVAAQRRAIGMVFQRFNLFPHMTALQNVAEAPVLLGREKKAAARDRAAALLERVGLGDKLGNYPSQLSGGQQQRVAIARALAMRPKLMLFDEPTSALDPELVGEVLDVMKDLARDGMTMIVVTHEIGFAREVGDSLVFMDGGVVVESGVPREVIANPRHDRTKAFLAKVL; encoded by the coding sequence ATGACCGAGCTGACAGTGCCGGCGCAGGCCGGCGGGCCCGCGACGGGGCCCGGGCCGATGGTCCGGGCCGAGCAGGTGCACAAGTCGTTCGGGTCGATCGAGGTGCTCAAGGGCATCGACCTGGAGGTGCGCAGCGGCGAGGTGTGCTGCCTGCTGGGCCCCTCGGGCTCCGGCAAGTCGACGTTCCTGCGCTGCATCAACCACCTGGAAAAGATCAACGCCGGCCGCATCTGGGTGGACGGCGACCTGATCGGTTACCGCGAGCGCGGCGGCAAGCTGCACGAGATGCGCGAGTCCGACGTCGCCGCCCAGCGCCGGGCGATCGGCATGGTGTTCCAGCGGTTCAACCTCTTCCCGCACATGACCGCCCTGCAGAACGTCGCCGAGGCGCCGGTGCTGCTGGGCCGGGAGAAGAAGGCCGCCGCCCGGGACCGGGCCGCCGCGCTGCTGGAGCGGGTGGGGCTGGGCGACAAGCTCGGCAACTACCCGAGCCAGCTCTCCGGCGGCCAGCAGCAGCGGGTGGCGATCGCCCGGGCGCTGGCGATGCGGCCGAAGCTGATGCTCTTCGACGAGCCGACCAGCGCGCTCGACCCCGAGCTGGTCGGCGAGGTGCTCGACGTGATGAAGGACCTGGCCCGCGACGGCATGACGATGATCGTCGTCACCCACGAGATCGGCTTCGCCCGCGAGGTCGGCGACTCGCTGGTCTTCATGGACGGCGGCGTCGTGGTCGAGTCCGGGGTGCCCCGCGAGGTGATCGCCAACCCCCGGCACGACCGGACGAAGGCGTTCCTGGCCAAGGTGCTCTGA